Proteins encoded by one window of Colletes latitarsis isolate SP2378_abdomen chromosome 5, iyColLati1, whole genome shotgun sequence:
- the LOC143341703 gene encoding uncharacterized protein LOC143341703, with translation MRTLSSQQILKDEECFEIIRKKLHKDSMEDFSLITYEVVPIDKVNGYMGQYFTLKATVACPQSPSETKNINFFTKIPPPLTSPQYDFLQEYGSFRKEVALYTTVFPEVLHGPELKFIPECFLGLENDVIVLEDMANSGYEMTDKFKPFDFEHCKILMKTLAKFHAKSFIFEEVYQKNLHDEFSHCMQETLWPLKDGRAKAMFDAAVKGIVSMIDTVPELDEDQKKEFRTKMIDLSTGHAGKLLPSSKHKNVLCHGDLWANNILFKYDNEDKPVECCLIDFQLARYNPPVHDILCFLQFTTIRKLREEHSQELFEVYHNSMADALKEANLDIATIFPWNEFIESIEDLRIMCIVHGVLNIPIMLLEPIAASKYFADEPHLLENILYVDRTPLICEQLNNVPEYRTRMLDALLELYDHVAG, from the exons ATGCGTACCCTCAGCTCGCAACAAATCCTCAAAGACGAGGAATGCTTCGAGATAATCCGCAAGAAGCTGCACAAAGACTCGATGGAGGATTTCTCGTTGATCACCTACGAAGTGGTACCCATAGATAAGGTGAACGGTTacatgggtcaatattttaccttGAAGGCCACCGTGGCCTGTCCTCAGTCGCCGTCAGAAACGAAGAACATCAATTTCTTCACGAAAATACCGCCGCCGTTGACTAGTCCACAATACGATTTTCTCCAAGAGTATGGCTCCTTCAGGAAAGAAGTCGCCCTTTACACGACGGTATTTCCAGAGGTACTGCACGGTCCAGAGTTGAAATTCATTCCGGAGTGCTTCCTGGGGCTGGAGAACGACGTGATAGTTTTGGAAGACATGGCCAACAGCGGCTACGAAATGACGGACAAATTTAAACCCTTCGATTTCGAGCACTGCAAGATTTTGATGAAAACGTTAGCTAAATTTCACGCCAAGTCTTTCATCTTCGAGGAAGTGTACCAGAAGAATTTGCACGACGAATTCTCTCACTGTATGCAGGAGACGCTGTGGCCCCTTAAAGATGGCCGCGCGAAAGCAATGTTCGACGCCGCTGTGAAAGGCATAGTCTCGATGATAGACACGGTACCCGAGCTGGACGAGGATCAGAAGAAAGAATTCAGGACGAAGATGATCGATTTGTCCACCGGTCATGCTGGCAAACTCTTGCCATCTTCGAAACACAAAAATGTACTTTGCCACGGGGACTTGTGGGCGAACAACATTCTGTTCAAGTACGATAACGAAGATAAGCCTGTGGAATGCTGTCTCATCGATTTCCAACTGGCTAG GTACAATCCACCTGTACACGATATTCTCTGTTTTCTCCAATTCACAACGATTCGAAAGCTTCGCGAGGAACACAGTCAAGAGTTATTCGAAGTTTATCACAACTCAATGGCGGATGCTTTGAAAGAAGCGAACCTAGACATTGCCACGATTTTCCCTTGGAACGAATTCATCGAGTCTATCGAGGATTTGCGAATTATGTGCATCGTTCACGGTGTCCTGAACATACCGATCATGCTGTTGGAACCCATTGCGGCCAGCAAGTATTTTGCAGACGAGCCACACCTTCTGGAAAATATTCTTTACGTGGACAGAACGCCCCTTATTTGCGAACAGTTGAATAATGTGCCCGAATATCGGACCAGAATGTTGGACGCTCTTTTAGAGTTATACGATCACGTGGCTGGATAA